In Rosa chinensis cultivar Old Blush chromosome 1, RchiOBHm-V2, whole genome shotgun sequence, a genomic segment contains:
- the LOC121051358 gene encoding bZIP transcription factor 53-like yields MSSVQSQSSSGSDGSVVDDKKRKKMQSNHESAWRSRMKKLKRVDELTAEISQLQISNSQIRQSIDANDKAYSEVEAWNNVMRAQEKELTD; encoded by the coding sequence ATGTCATCGGTTCAGAGCCAATCGAGCTCCGGCTCCGACGGATCTGTGGTGGATgacaagaagaggaagaagatgcagTCTAATCATGAATCGGCCTGGCGATCGAGGATGAAGAAGCTGAAGCGTGTGGATGAGCTGACGGCGGAGATCAGTCAGCTCCAGATCTCGAACAGCCAAATCCGGCAGAGCATCGACGCCAATGACAAAGCCTACAGCGAGGTGGAGGCCTGGAACAATGTCATGAGGGCTCAGGAGAAGGAGCTGACTGATTGA
- the LOC112181728 gene encoding probable inactive leucine-rich repeat receptor-like protein kinase At3g03770: MAKPLYPSHLLFFLLLVLLCFHHSQQSQSQSQQWQSLVEIQKLLNYPSALRSFKYTRRGRGLCSIEPTPSLTLACYQGNITQLHITGNNEFPPLPNDFSSHSFFASIAQLPSLKVVSLTCLGLWGPIPPSIAQLSSLEILNVSTNYLSGTIPLQISSLRNLQTLILDRNKFTGQVPAWLSSLPVLSVLSFKNNWLNGSLPYSFSSLQTLRVASLSHNYLSGEVPDLTNLTNLQVLDLEGNYFGPHFPSLPNKLVTLVLRKNKFRLGIRTTLDSSSWFQLQKLDISLNGFVGPFMPSLLSLPSINYLDIGGNKFTGVLFKNMSCNAELAFVNLSSNLLTGELPDCVKKTRISQYTQNCLANEDQDQQPSNLCHNEALAVQIPPKEEHKRHYAKHVIASSAVGGIVGAIALVGLIFVAVKRSNGNQTTKNPRTRFITDTASAVNTAKLLSDAKYISETMKMGASLPAYRTFSLEELKEATNNFDDSTLLGEGSDGQVYRGELPDGTLVAIRGMKMRKRHNPQVYTQLIELISKLRHSHLVSALGHCLEFHPDDSSVSRLFLISEFVPNGTLRGCISEAPPGRKLTWAQRIVAAIGVAKGIQFLHTGIVPGVKSINLKIKNVLMDHDLHVKISNYSLALLAENRGMVGTSAASPSPKGSFQARVKHECKNDVYDFGVILLEIILGRPIMFQNEVGVLKDLLRESLTTDDTARRSIVDPSVHKECSDESLKTMMEICVRCLSNEPTDRPSVEDILWNLQFAAQLQDSASHLDSPVSSNHCQEV; the protein is encoded by the exons ATGGCAAAACCTCTTTACCCTTCacatcttctcttcttcctgTTGTTGGTTTTGCTTTGTTTCCATCACTCACAGCAATCCCAGTCCCAGTCCCAACAATGGCAGAGCCTTGTGGAAATCCAGAAGCTTCTAAACTACCCCTCAGCTTTACGTAGCTTCAAGTACACCAGAAGAGGCAGAGGCCTGTGCAGCATTGAACCAACCCCATCTTTGACTCTAGCCTGTTATCAAGGCAACATAACCCAGCTTCACATCACTGGCAACAATGAGTTTCCTCCACTGCCTAATGATTTCTCATCTCACTCCTTCTTTGCAAGTATTGCTCAGTTACCAAGCTTGAAAGTTGTTTCTTTGACTTGTCTTGGTTTATGGGGTCCCATCCCTCCAAGTATTGCTCAGTTATCTTCTCTTGAGATACTCAATGTCAGCACAAACTACTTGAGTGGAACCATCCCTCTTCAAATTTCATCCCTCAGAAACCTTCAGACACTCATACTTGACCGCAACAAGTTCACTGGTCAAGTCCCAGCTTGGTTAAGCTCACTGCCAGTCTTGTCTGTTTTAAGTTTCAAGAACAATTGGCTTAATGGGTCTCTTCCGTATTCTTTCTCGTCTTTGCAAACACTCAGAGTTGCCTCTCTCTCCCACAACTACTTGTCTGGGGAAGTCCCTGATCTTACCAACCTGACAAACTTGCAAGTTCTTGATTTGGAAGGCAACTACTTCGGGCCACATTTTCCGAGTTTGCCTAACAAGTTAGTCACACTTGTGCTTAGGAAGAACAAGTTTCGCTTGGGAATCCGGACCACATTAGACTCCTCCTCCTGGTTTCAGCTTCAAAAGCTGGACATCTCATTGAATGGATTTGTAGGACCATTTATGCCATCATTGTTGTCTCTGCCTTCCATTAATTATCTCGACATTGGTGGCAACAAGTTCACTGGAGTACTCTTCAAGAACATGTCTTGCAATGCTGAGCTTGCTTTTGTCAATTTATCCTCAAATCTCTTGACAGGGGAGTTGCCCGATTGTGTTAAAAAGACCAGGATTTCTCAGTATACTCAGAATTGCTTAGCAAATGAAGATCAGGATCAGCAACCTTCTAACTTGTGCCACAATGAAGCTCTGGCTGTGCAAATACCGCCGAAGGAAGAGCATAAGAGACATTATGCTAAGCATGTAATTGCATCAAGTGCAGTGGGGGGTATTGTTGGTGCAATTGCACTTGTTGGTCTAATTTTCGTGGCGGTTAAGAGGTCTAACGGCAACCAAACTACTAAAAATCCTCGGACAAGGTTCATTACCGACACTGCCTCAGCAGTGAACACAGCTAAGCTCCTCTCAGATGCAA AATACATATCAGAAACAATGAAGATGGGCGCTAGCCTTCCTGCTTATAGAACTTTTTCTTTGGAGGAGCTCAAGGAAGCTACCAATAACTTTGATGATTCAACACTACTAGGTGAAGGTTCGGATGGACAG GTTTATAGAGGAGAACTCCCTGATGGAACACTTGTGGCTATAAGAGGCATGAAAATGAGAAAGAGGCATAATCCGCAGGTCTATACGCAACTTATTGAGCTGATTTCAAAACTGAGACATAGCCATTTGGTTAGCGCTCTTGGACATTGCTTGGAGTTCCATCCAGATGATTCAAGCGTCAGTAGACTATTTCTTATATCTGAGTTTGTTCCTAATGGAACGCTACGAGGCTGCATCTCTG AAGCACCTCCAGGACGAAAGCTTACATGGGCACAAAGAATAGTAGCTGCAATAGGAGTAGCAAAGGGAATTCAGTTTCTGCATACAGGGATTGTTCCTGGTGTGAAATCAATTAATCTGAAGATTAAAAACGTCTTGATGGATCATGATCTTCATGTAAAAATAAGCAATTATAGCCTCGCTCTTTTAGCCGAAAACAGGGGAATG GTGGGCACTTCAGCTGCTTCTCCCTCACCAAAAGGAAGCTTTCAGGCAAG GGTGAAACATGAATGCAAGAACGATGTTTATGACTTTGGAGTAATCTTGCTAGAAATCATTTTGGGGAGGCCCATCATGTTCCAGAATGAAGTTGGTGTCTTGAAAGACCTT CTACGAGAAAGTTTAACCACTGACGACACAGCTCGAAGGAGCATAGTTGATCCATCAGTGCACAAGGAGTGCTCAGATGAATCACTGAAGACAATGATGGAGATATGCGTGAGGTGTCTGTCCAATGAGCCAACTGATAGGCCTTCAGTGGAAGACATTCTTTGGAATTTGCAGTTTGCAGCACAACTCCAGGATTCAGCATCCCATCTAGACTCACCTGTCTCATCAAATCATTGCCAAGAAGTCTAG
- the LOC112183657 gene encoding chlorophyll(ide) b reductase NOL, chloroplastic encodes MAINASPALFSSKSDHSLCFRRSDPHPNFPKFDRCSFPRHYPPRLSSYATNASLLRPKASQNTRKPMLPPYNVLITGSTKGIGFALAKEFLRSGDNVVICSRSAERVESAVQSLREDFGEQRVWGTKCDVREGKDVKDLVAFAQKNLKYIDIWINNAGSNAYSYKPLAEASDEDLIEVVTTNTLGLMICCREAIKMMLDQPRGGHVFNIDGAGSDGRPTPRFAAYGATKRSVVHLTKSLQAELQMQDVKQVIVHNLSPGMVTTDLLMSGATTKQAKFFINVLAEPAEVVAEYLVPNIRSIPTKGSMKPTYIRFLTGMKAYSQIFSRLAFGARRNRYLLED; translated from the exons ATGGCCATCAACGCTTCCCCAGCTCTCTTCTCATCCAAATCCGACCATTCCTTGTGTTTTCGTCGGTCCGACCCCCACCCCAATTTCCCAAAATTCGACCGTTGCAGCTTTCCTCGACATTACCCTCCAAGACTGAGCAGCTACGCTACGAATGCTTCATTACTAAGACCCAAAGCCTCTCAGAATACAAGAAAGCCCATGCTTCCTCCTTACAATGTGCTCATCACCGGTTCAACCAAAG GTATTGGTTTTGCTCTGGCCAAAGAGTTCCTCAGATCAGGAGATAACGTCGTGATTTGCTCTAGATCAG CTGAACGAGTTGAATCTGCTGTTCAGAGCCTTAGAGAAGATTTTGGCGAGCAGCGTGTGTGG GGTACTAAATGTGATGTTAGGGAAGGGAAAGATGTGAAGGACTTAGTGGCCTTTGCACAAAAGAACCTGAAATACATTGATATATGG ATTAATAATGCAGGATCAAATGCTTATAGTTATAAACCCCTGGCAGAGGCTTCAGATGAAGATCTTAT TGAAGTTGTCACCACAAATACACTTGGTTTGATGATATGTTGTCGTGAG GCAATAAAGATGATGTTGGACCAGCCTCGAGGTGGTCATGTTTTCAACATCGATGGAGCTGGTTCTGATGGAAGACCAACCCCAAG GTTTGCTGCATATGGAGCAACAAAGCGTAGTGTGGTGCATTTGACAAAATCATTACAG GCAGAATTACAGATGCAAGATGTCAAGCAAGTCATAGTGCATAACTTGTCG CCAGGGATGGTTACAACTGATCTTCTCATGTCTGGTGCAACTACAAAGCAG GCAAAGTTTTTCATCAATGTTCTGGCAGAACCAGCTGAAGTG GTTGCCGAGTATCTTGTTCCAAATATAAGATCCATCCCTACCAAGGGATCAATGAAGCCCACTTACATCCGTTTCCTAACAGGGATGAAAGCCTACTCCCAGATATTCTCA AGACTTGCTTTTGGTGCAAGAAGGAACAGATATTTGCTCGAAGATTAA